The Anastrepha ludens isolate Willacy chromosome 2, idAnaLude1.1, whole genome shotgun sequence genome contains a region encoding:
- the LOC128855613 gene encoding probable Rho GTPase-activating protein CG5521 isoform X1 gives MFTKKSHADIKKSTGKFQDCKKDSASRLRHLRTILDNVDQEEAKSLFETNYSHVYFILYDTFIQAEANLKQKELPFHIVHKAHREELDGSLWLLEKILCWLPELLARRWQCHSLSRIMAKLLHLGNSPKLRREGVRYFLLWYQALGENAPSYVHSMYADLIPGLIVPQKGIIGPDLEFSATDFLNHPNMKVDGGTTSVFHDTFSHPVQNSELVALLPPSSNEKSAPPDPRDGLEILLNSMLQTVACLRWRDNRSQKEHKAFAFLLQRFKDIFLPVFCPNFDFTMSVYEPRLELPTMRSVNKKEEVMSSCVVVLINWISHFTHERTMNHRLDNMHINEGHRLRAYQQSLIVRDVLYATRENINFVHEVYRQAFLLNFTTKSQIDAIRTAIAVYRDWMTGTTPPQFLLEPDDNSNGNAVLANNSSAGSTPRSQRLRTPSYVGAMCKENVAVRAGLQNVLQIFVTNAANVFLVNTSHLNIYFPTKSRDYRSTPLHEQTEVCKKVLNVYRTMVMNTRMEPKTWEQLLLVLLQVTSIVLHQNPTGSKSSSLGGILGQAIFQTLIVTWIRAHTNVPVNVQLWEKFLAVLASLTYRDELIIEWDKTIQTLTRVFSRYVYALNLQDLPLDRLAESKGKRRRIGSVWQQSGGSAVSTMKESRDRDNVAERERESNSSRSDEQSNAGGGGGHLHTHQHSLSSGGHVIHTQGGATLRSGHAAAVLTPLLSRSYSEGSLASVARNSRMRGRRQRNTQKIAGAIPTALPTNVEHSLSAMLSQQSTTELSLSSETLSARRFAGGAHAHTIQQHNDMRRAMSLDSVANFGARQRGRKRRQRCSTQGDDDEDLLDGEDNESGADSRSPSPTASSGIEGSSIKDAQMQIDVLAVDSGSLEEGSSGSFLGSERRSIILGGTATGWLPDSTAIMWKRMLGALGDVNRIPKAELHAQVFKHLLDMTTNLLKIKQNQGISTDNQSTPAPPTLVPPIGIVAPWCYGALELDKSFKKGKLLSLQLLCSLAVHGAVSGMHHLPIFYHALHKLLTGEDRDLIYAILKHLEGPRFLSLLLPGHTLLLLDIVHASAILLTSLEANRTTPRAEVASLLGSLLCYPPTLIPRPVLQPSPQIFELMECPDLQDHILNIVLRCARREPSAKARCIALSQLGQWILLKLSQPLQSNGRSRGYFQQAIPHPPGVQPRDIQHNAHFNPRVREALQVLLQALQFKHRTIAIVAVDALKLCAERGRELAAIERMPQLIITAICKALEIQHVTNPKDSDKVVLTSLMLCLGEYCMAFPASLMLAPLNERGDTLILFVLRVLMQIASGAPRHERVKLTADDDFDTHISSDDLQSDGKLPEANYQTSETIQTCISAIKMCAKAIAMHLVTHLGHFPMGIGASRLSSMVEEQDDVTTNTSAGAPSGGSGGGADARRDSVDLPSVLHAQNMQLFMLSSGLVASFIELPALKLPGGGATAGLITAEKQVRVLLRDLNGKACWDASILYSEPRKSFKYLTSDSAASALNAGSIASGERAADSMQRSFNTTPQHRNMSQPMDSLISSMIGLDVLAPRHTLRHRPAGELPLAKDLAPDLDQLDDLLAYIGHTSPECLTNPLAQLNMPGPSPLGSSLEAQTISIILNQRALEQEYVSNLNQQALQSGSSNASLLHHHHDQRSIHSAEQASHASFESYNTTSLTGRTEIPFQYCRLLFSHLGMAGWERRSRTHLLQRTEKLLRELRNVDQQRCRETHKMAVIYVASGQEDKSSILSNGSGSSTYEMFVSALGWEIDLETHIGFLGGLPRQGCGATAPYYATPFLEVIYHVATRMPSDSPENLLLKTRHLGNDEVHIVWSEHYRDYRRDILPTEFCDVLIVVYPLKNGLFRVTVNRKPEVPWFGPLANESVVSGACLATLIRTTAINASRAKRAAMPLFQQYYEERNRSLESVSSRYKESTTFEDFANRIYNPMPLSTYATLRDSGAAAPLAAALIDHHRSSIKGWVQASIDSNTKELLHTGLAPSASATTTAAMEAATNSSSSPRGARKLGAPFKNVSVPKKSALQTNSTPPESPTLPLRRFK, from the exons CATGCGGATATAAAAAAGTCCACGGGAAAATTTCAAGATTGTAAAAAGGATTCAGCATCCCGCTTGCGTCACTTACGTACAATTTTAG ATAATGTTGACCAAGAAGAGGCAAAATCATTATTCGAAACGAACTATAGTCACGTTTATTTTATACTCTACGATACCTTCATACAAGCGGAGGCAAACTTAAAGCAAaaag AGCTTCCGTTTCATATTG TACACAAAGCACATCGTGAGGAATTGGATGGCTCATTATGGCTGCTCGAGAAAATACTTTGCTGGCTGCCAGAGCTGCTGGCGCGCCGCTGGCAATGCCACTCGCTCAGTCGCATCATGGCCAAATTGCTGCATTTGGGAAATTCGCCAAAATTGAGGCGCGAGGGCGTGCG CTATTTCCTATTATGGTACCAGGCGCTGGGTGAAAATGCACCCTCCTATGTGCATTCAATGTATGCGGATCTGATACCAGGTTTGATTGTGCCGCAGAAGGGCATTATTGGCCCGGACCTGGAGTTTAGTGCGACTGATTTTCTCAATCATCCCAATATGAAAGTCGATGGCGGCACTACATCGGTTTTTCATGATACTTTTTCGCATCCTGTACAAAATTCCGAGCTTGTGGCACTACTGCCACCCTCATCGAACGAGAAGTCGGCGCCACCCGATCCACGTGATGGTCTCGAGATTCTTCTCAACAGTATGTTGCAGACGGTGGCCTGTCTGCGCTGGCGCGACAATCGTTCACAAAAGGAGCACAAAGCGTTTGCATTTTTGTTACAGCGTTTCAAGGATATTTTCCTACCAGTCTTCTGTCCAAACTTCGATTTCACTATGTCCGTGTACGAACCACGTCTCGAGTTGCCCACAATGCGTTCGGTGAATAAGAAGGAGGAGGTGATGTCCTCATGTGTAGTGGTGCTGATTAACTGGATTTCCCATTTTACGCACGAGCGCACGATGAATCATCGCCTCGATAATATGCACATCAACGAAGGACATCGCCTGCGCGCCTATCAACAGAGTTTGATTGTGCGCGACGTGTTGTATGCGACGCGTGAAAATATAAACTTTGTGCATGAGGTCTATCGGCAGGCGTTTCTGTTGAATTTTACAACGAAGTCGCAAATCGATGCGATACGCACCGCAATTGCTGTGTACCGCGATTGGATGACCGGCACCACACCGCCGCAGTTTCTGCTCGAGCCGGATGACAATAGCAATGGCAACGCGGTGCTGGCGAACAATAGCTCGGCTGGCAGCACACCGCGTAGTCAACGCTTGCGCACACCTTCCTACGTCGGTGCTATGTGCAAGGAGAATGTAGCGGTACGCGCTGGCCTGCAAAATGTGCTGCAGATATTCGTCACAAATGCAGCGAATGTATTTCTCGTCAACACCAGTCATCTGAACATTTATTTTCCGACAAAATCACGCGATTACCGCTCAACGCCGCTCCATGAGCAGACTGAGGTGTGCAAGAAGGTGTTGAATGTGTACCGCACAATGGTGATGAATACGCGCATGGAACCGAAAACTTGGGAACAGCTGTTGCTAGTCTTACTGCAGGTAACCTCGATTGTGTTGCATCAGAATCCGACTGGCTCGAAGAGTTCCAGTCTGGGCGGCATACTTGGTCAGGCCATTTTCCAAACCCTAATTGTGACTTGGATACGCGCGCACACCAATGTGCCCGTTAACGTGCAACTATGGGAAAAATTTCTCGCCGTGCTCGCTTCACTAACGTACCGCGATGAGTTGATTATCGAGTGGGATAAAACAATACAAACGCTCACGCGTGTGTTTTCGCGTTACGTGTATGCGTTGAACCTGCAGGATCTTCCGTTGGACCGGCTGGCCGAAAGCAAAGGCAAGCGTCGTCGTATCGGCAGCGTATGGCAGCAGTCGGGCGGCTCGGCGGTGAGTACCATGAAAGAGAGTCGTGATCGTGACAATGTTGCCGAACGTGAGCGTGAATCGAACAGCAGTCGCTCCGACGAACAATCTAATGCAGGCGGCGGTGGTGGCCACTTGCACACGCATCAGCATTCGCTAAGTAGCGGCGGACACGTTATACACACGCAAGGCGGTGCGACATTGCGCTCGGGGCATGCCGCCGCTGTACTAACTCCGCTGCTGAGTCGCAGCTATAGTGAGGGCAGTTTGGCTTCGGTAGCGCGCAATTCGCGCATGCGCGGCCGACGTCAACGGAACACGCAGAAGATCGCGGGCGCAATACCAACAGCGCTGCCCACAAATGTTGAACATTCGCTGAGCGCTATGCTGTCACAACAGTCGACGACAGAGTTGTCGCTCAGCTCGGAGACATTGAGTGCGCGTCGCTTTGCTGGAGGCGCACACGCGCACACAATACAGCAACACAACGATATGCGACGCGCCATGTCGCTAGATTCGGTAGCGAATTTCGGCGCTCGGCAACGCGGCCGCAAGCGTCGCCAACGTTGCTCCACTCAGGGTGACGACGATGAAGATCTACTCGATGGCGAAGATAACGAAAGTGGTGCGGATTCGCGTAGTCCATCGCCTACGGCAAGCAGTGGCATCGAAGGTAGCTCTATTAAGGACGCCCAAATGCAAATCGATGTGTTGGCGGTGGATAGCGGCAGCTTGGAGGAGGGCAGTTCGGGTAGTTTTCTCGGCTCCGAGCGACGCTCGATAATACTTGGCGGCACGGCCACTGGCTGGTTGCCCGACTCAACGGCTATCATGTGGAAGCGCATGCTGGGCGCACTCGGTGATGTGAATCGCATACCCAAAGCTGAGTTGCACGCACAAGTGTTTAAGCATCTACTCGACATGACTACGAATCTGCTGAAGATCAAGCAAAATCAGGGCATTTCCACGGACAATCAAAGTACACCGGCGCCACCCACACTTGTGCCACCTATCGGGATAGTTGCACCTTGGTGCTATGGCGCACTCGAATTGGATAAATCATTCAAGAAGGGCAAGCTATTATCGCTACAGCTGCTCTGTTCTTTGGCCGTACACGGCGCGGTCTCGGGCATGCACCATTTGCCCATTTTCTACCACGCATTACACAAACTACTCACTGGCGAAGACCGCGATTTGATTTATGCGATTCTAAAACATCTGGAGGGACCACGTTTCCTAAGCCTGCTGCTACCCGGTCACACACTACTACTACTGGACATCGTGCACGCATCAGCGATACTACTAACCTCGCTCGAAGCGAATCGCACTACTCCGCGCGCTGAGGTGGCTTCTTTGCTTGGTTCGCTGCTCTGTTATCCACCAACACTGATACCACGTCCGGTACTGCAACCGTCACCACAAATATTCGAACTGATGGAATGTCCGGATCTACAGGACCACATCTTAAATATTGTATTGCGCTGTGCGCGCCGCGAGCCCTCCGCCAAAGCACGTTGCATAGCGCTCTCGCAGCTCGGTCAGTGGATTTTGCTGAAGCTTTCGCAACCATTGCAATCGAATGGGCGCTCGCGTGGCTATTTTCAGCAAGCCATTCCACATCCGCCTGGCGTGCAACCGCGCGACATACAGCACAATGCGCATTTTAATCCACGTGTGCGCGAAGCGCTGCAGGTGCTACTGCAAGCTTTGCAATTCAAACATCGCACCATTGCAATTGTGGCGGTAGACGCTTTGAAATTGTGCGCTGAGCGCGGACGTGAGCTGGCGGCTATTGAACGCATGCCACAACTGATTATCACCGCGATATGCAAGGCACTTGAAATACAACATGTCACGAACCCAAAGGACTCTGACAAGGTTGTGCTGACTTCGCTAATGCTCTGCCTGGGTGAATACTGTATGGCTTTCCCCGCGTCGCTGATGCTAGCGCCGCTCAATGAACGCGGCGATACGTTGATATTATTCGTGTTGCGTGTGTTGATGCAAATCGCTTCGGGCGCGCCAAGACACGAACGCGTCAAGCTGACCGCAGACGATGACTTCGATACGCACATCTCCAGCGATGACCTACAGTCGGATGGAAAACTGCCCGAGGCGAACTACCAGACATCGGAGACGATACAGACGTGTATCAGCGCGATCAAGATGTGCGCTAAGGCTATTGCCATGCATTTGGTCACACATTTGGGACACTTTCCTATGGGCATTGGTGCCTCAAGGCTAAGTTCGATGGTCGAGGAACAGGACGATGTAACAACGAATACGAGCGCTGGCGCACCAAGCGGTGGTAGCGGCGGCGGTGCTGATGCGCGCCGCGACTCTGTTGACTTACCATCGGTGTTGCATGCGCAGAATATGCAGCTATTCATGCTGAGTTCCGGCTTGGTGGCGAGTTTCATTGAACTTCCCGCGCTAAAGTTACCCGGTGGTGGGGCGACGGCTGGTCTGATAACGGCTGAGAAGCAAGTGCGTGTGTTGCTGCGCGATTTGAACGGGAAAGCGTGCTGGGATGCATCCATACTGTACAGTGAACCGCGAAAGAGCTTCAAGTACCTTACCAGCGATAGTGCAGCTTCAGCGCTAAACGCCGGTAGTATTGCAAGTGGGGAGCGCGCAGCAGATAGCATGCAACGCAGCTTCAATACAACACCGCAACATCGAAACATGTCGCAACCAATGGATTCGCTGATATCCTCCATGATTGGGTTGGATGTATTGGCGCCACGCCACACTCTGCGACACCGACCAGCGGGCGAGTTGCCGCTAGCTAAGGATCTTGCACCCGATCTCGATCAACTAGACGAT CTTTTGGCCTATATCGGTCACACCAGTCCCGAATGTTTAACCAATCCACTGGCACAGCTCAATATGCCCGGTCCCAGTCCGCTGGGCAGCAGCTTGGAGGCACAAACTATTTCCATCATCCTCAATCAACGCGCACTCGAACAGGAGTATGTCTCTAATTTGAATCAGCAAGCGCTACAAAGCGGCTCTAGTAACGCTTCGTTGCTACACCACCATCACGATCAGCGATCTATTCATTCAGCCGAACAAGCTTCACATGCCTCATTCGAGTCGTACAACACAACCAGTCTCACAGGCCGCACTGAGATACCCTTCCAATATTGTCGTTTACTATTCTCTCACCTCGGCATGGCTGGCTGGGAGCGACGCTCGCGCACACATCTACTGCAGCGCACCGAAAAACTATTGCGCGAACTGCGCAATGTCGATCAGCAGCGTTGTCGCGAGACACACAAAATGGCAGTGATTTATGTGGCTTCTGGCCAAGAAGACAAAAGTAGCATACTGAGCAATGGCAGCGGCAGCAGCACCTATGAGATGTTCGTTTCGGCGCTTGGCTGGGAAATCGATTTGGAAACACACATCGGCTTTCTCGGCGGTTTGCCGCGTCAAGGTTGTGGCGCCACTGCGCCCTACTATGCAACACCCTTCCTGGAGGTGATCTATCATGTGGCCACACGAATGCCTTCCGATTCGCCCGAAAACTTGCTGCTAAAAACACGTCACTTGGGCAATGATGAGGTGCATATCGTATGGAGCGAACATTACCGCGATTATCGACGCGATATATTGCCGACAGAGTTTTGTGATGTACTGATTGTGGTGTATCCGCTGAAGAATGGCTTGTTCCGTGTGACGGTGAATCGCAAACCGGAGGTGCCGTGGTTCGGCCCACTGGCCAACGAAAGTGTTGTAAGTGGCGCTTGTCTAGCCACGCTGATACGTACCACAGCAATCAATGCGAGTCGTGCCAAACGCGCTGCTATGCCGCTCTTCCAACAATA TTACGAAGAACGTAATCGCTCTTTAGAGAGTGTTTCGTCGCGCTACAAGGAGAGCACCACGTTTGAAGATTTTGCCAATCGCATCTACAATCCGATGCCATTGTCAACGTATGCCACACTGCGTGATAGCGGCGCTGCTGCGCCATTGGCTGCTGCATTGATCGATCACCACCGCTCGTCTATTAAAG